A stretch of DNA from Mauremys mutica isolate MM-2020 ecotype Southern chromosome 25, ASM2049712v1, whole genome shotgun sequence:
TCCCTGGCCTTGCGGAGCGTGAGAGCAACCAGGAGAGGGGTCAGGCAGGCAGGCACGGCGGCCATGGCTAGGACgggccccagaggtggctggctgggctgggagctggcaggcaTGGTGCAGTTGGTGAAATACTCCATGTGGATCTGcaggaagaaggagtcaagagcagggctgggccaggggcaggacagagCCTCGGCCATCAGCACCGTGCAGTTGGAGAGGTCGCTGTAGgtcctggggagggagaggaggagacgtGAGGCTGAGCCTGGCCGGGTCTGTGGGGTTTGGGGCTTCTGGGCTCAGCAGCAGCCAGCGAGGTGGCCCAAACAAGCCTCAAGCCGGGCACTGACTGTAACTGACAGTAACAGCAGTGATGGGGCACCACTCACCCGCAGGGTTCCCATGCGCCTCAAACCGCATGCACTGGGCACCTGCAaagcagccactgctgggagctgagcagccaCCAGCCCGCAGCCCGTGCCGCAGGCAGCCGATGGtgcacctcccccccgcccccgcacgtGGGAGGCTGCAGGCAGCCGATGGTGCGCCGCACCCCCTTCCCCGCAGGCGGGACGCCGCACGCAGCTGATGGTGCGCCGCACACCACCCCGCACATGGGAGGCCACAGGCAGCTGATGGTGCGCCGCACACCACCCTGCACACAGGACGCTGATGGTGCGCCACACACCTTCCCACACACGGGACGCCGATGGTGTGCCGCACACCTTCCCACACACAGGACGCCGATGGTGCGCCACACACCTCCCCGCACGCAGGACGCTGATGGTGTGCCGCACACCTTCCCACACACGGGACGCCGATGGTGCACCACACACCTCCCCGCACACAGGACGCTGATGGTGTGCCACACACCTCCCCGCACACAGGACGCTGATGGTGCACCGCACACCTTCCCACACATGGGACGCCGATGGTGCACCACACACCTCCCCGCACACAGGACGCTGATGGTGTGCCACACACCTCCCCGCACACAGGACGCTGATGGTGTGCCACACACCTCCCCGCACACAGGACGCTGATGGTGCACCACACACCTCCCCGCACACAGGACACTGATGGTGCACCGCACACCTTCCCACACATGGGACGCCGATGGTGCACCACACACCTCCCTGCGCGCGGGAGGCCACATGCGCCAGAGGCACTGCACAATGCGCCCTGCTCACAGCGTACTGACAGCTGCATGCAGGAAATCAGGCCACACGGCAGCGCTGACTcgtttgaaaatccccttcccccGCGGGATCATTACCGAGCCGGGGTGCTCGGGGTCCCAGAGCCTGTCTAAGAGCAAACCCCAGCGAGGCAATTCCCTGCCCCGGCGCCTGCCTGTGCCCCGGCACTGCATGCActcggctcccagccccagagcgccTCAGAAGCAAGGCTCTGTCTGGGGCGGACGGGCGTCCAGACCTGCCGATCTGCTCCCACTGACACCGGCTCCACTCCGGCGTGGCCATGACTGTGGCGTGGAAGGTGGTCCAGCAGTACAGGGAGATCCACTCCAGGTAGGTGTCCCTGCAGTGGGCCGACCCGCCCTCCTCGGCAAAGAGACCTAGGGGAAGAGGTCTGCCTGTTAGTCCCCCCGGAGGAGCCGTGGCAGAGCTCTGGCACTGCCATGCCGGCCTAGCCTGCTCTACCCCAGCTCCTGGCAAGGCACATGGGCTGGGGGAACGAGGGACCCCAACCCGCAGCTCCGTCCTGCATTTCCCAGCTCCTTCACTAGCTCTGTCCCCTGCAGCGCAGCTCCcgtcccctcccacagcccagcgGAGTCCAGCGCGTGCCCCTCGCCTCGGCCCGGCAGCATCAGaaccagcccctggctccccgGAGAGGCTGTTCTGAGAGCACAGGGGCCTGGCCAGACACTCAGCTCCCACAGTCTGGGCTGGGCCGCGCTGGGTGGATCCAGGAAAGTGCCTTTGTCCCCTGCCTCCTAGCAGGGCCGGGGCCCAGAGAACAAGCCTCAGTGTTAGCAGGCTGCTGGCACGGTGCTGTGACACCGGGTCCGGGGCCTGCCCCCAGGCTGAGCCAGTGCCCGTTCGCTCCAGGCACCATCGGCTGCtctgggagcggggcagggagcccTGCAGGCTGGCCCagtgtccctctctctgcccagccctggtGCACCCCCCCGCACTGGGTCTGTGGTCACGCCGGAGCGAAGCGCCTGCTATGGAAACTGAAGCGTGGTGCATGGTGCCCCcgtgcagagccccccagacaccTGGGCGTGATGGGTGCAGGGGGGCGTCACTCACCGTCCTCCTCCAAATACAGGTAATGACCTGCAAGAGCAAAGGGGAAGGAtcagtgcagggagggggcgagCCAGCGGGGCCTGGCCAGGGTGAATCTGTCCAGCTCCCGTCTCAGCTGTGTGGGCACCATCAGCAGCGGTGGCCACCGTCTCCCTCCACCCGCTAGCCAAGACCTTGGGGACTCCTCCAGGAAGGGACCCCAGCCGCAGGGGGTCCCCATGGAGCTGGGTGCCCTCAGCGCTGTGTGGGAGCTATGGAGAACCAggttcctgctggggggagacccCCAGGTGCCTGTGGTTCAGCATCCCTGACAGCGCCCAGctcaggggcaggagtgggggcaccggagggggcacagggtgaaggagggagctcaggatcaggcccccagaATTGTTCCCGGGGTCCCACCTTGGGAGGCGAATACAGGGGGCTCTTACTTTCATCCTCGAGGTCTCCGTAGGTCAGCTCCCCGCGCCCTGCAGCAGGAGACGAGGGGTCACGGCAGGGCTGGGCTTGGGCCCCACAGGCCATTCCACACCCAGCCCTGTCGCCTGCCCAGGCTGAGATGAGCTCAGCAGGGGAGGCCCCGGCTTTGCAGGGAGACGCCGAAGGGCCGGGCTGGGGCTTCCCTCTGGGCCCTGGGAGCCCTCCccgtggggagcagggcccatgggctcaggcagtgccccccccgtggggagcagggcccatgGGCTCAGGCCGTGCCGCCCCCGTGGGGAGCAGGGACCACGCGCTCAGGCagtgccccccccgtggggagcagggcccatgggctcaggcagtgcccccccccgtggGAAGCAGGGCCCACGCGCTCAGGCAGTGCCCCCCCCATGGGGAGCAGGGCCATGGGCTcaggcagtgcccccccccatggggagcagggccatgggctcaggcagtgcccccccccccgtggggagcagggccatgggctcaggcagagccccccccgtggggagcagggcccaCGCGCTCAGGCagtgccccccccgtggggagcAGGCCCATGGGCTcaggcagtgccccccccccgtggggagcagggccatgggctcaggcagtgcccccccccccgtggggagcagggccatgggctcaggcagtgcccccccccgtggggagcagggccatggGCTCAagcagtgccccctcccccgtggggagcagggcccatgggctcaggcagtgcccccccccgtggggagcagggcccatgGGCTCAGGCcgtgccccccccgtggggagcagggcccatgggctcaggcagtgcccccccccgtggggagcagggcccatgggctcaggcagtgcccccccccatgggGAGCAGGGCCCACGGGCTCAGGCCGCGCACCCCCCATGGGGAGCAGGGCCCACGGGCTCAGGCCGCGCACCCCCCCGTGGCTGTAGCCGGGCTGTCTGTGGGGGCCGGGCTCCGACATCCGACGGGCTGGTTCCTGAGCAGCCAGATGGATTTTCGGGGCGGAGGAAGGTGTGCAGCAAATATCGCCCGGACTCTGCTCCGAGGCCCAGGGGTGGGCGGAGCCGGGGCGCGGGTCTAGCAGGGCGGAGATGGAGACAGAGGATGGAAATGCCCAGGGACTGACCTCCCTGGCACACACCCGCTCATACCCCAGGGGGCCATTCCCTTCCACCCCCAAGGACCTTGGATACAGGCTCCAtggcccagcacagagcccagcgCCAGCCCACCAGGACCCCCTCCCGagtcccacccccccagcgcagCCCCAGTGGCTCTCGGTGCCTTGGTCCGGGACGGGCTTACTCAGCACCAAGACAGGCCCTGGCTGGGAGCGTGAAACGCTGATCGGCCGTAAACCACCCACTGGGCACCGGCCCCTCCGGAGCAGCAGGGAGGGCTGGCGACCAGCcagggtgctggggatggggagcGGCTCCCCGAGGGACTGGGCTCTTCATGCTGGCAAGTGCCAGGCAGCTGGACCGTCCCCGGGGGGAGCCAGCCCAGGGGACACTGCTCCCTTCAGTCCATCCCcaccagcagggctgagcagtagcagctgccccggggcagggagaagaaacaaatgcagcagctggagccgGGGCGGTTTGCCAGGCTCGGCCTCTCTCTGCCCGGCCTGGCGTCAGGCTCAGCATCCAACCCGCTGGGGATCAGACCGCAAGGGGCCCAGCGGGAgctgccaggcctgggctctttGGGAAATCTGGCCCTTACCCCACTGCAGGAGAGGGATTAGCAGCCAGTAGCAGAGGTGGTGCCGGGGCTGGACAGGCATTCTCCCCGCCTGCGGGGCCAGGGCGCAGCGTTCCCCAGGAGGGGAACAGCAGGGCCCTTCCCCAGATATCCCCCAGCCGCTTATCGCCCCATCTAGTGCCTGGGCTCTTGGCGGCCGCCCAGCCAATGGGAGGGAAGAGGGCAGGGAAAACATCCGCTCTTCCAGCCTCCAAAGTCCTCAGATAAGAGGTCAAGTGAGATCTCCAGGCTGCGGGTAGCTGTACAGGGAGGGAGCCGGTTCCTCTgcttgggatggggcaggggcctgcggGGGTGGCAAGGGAGCACTCCAGGGCTGATGGCTGACTGGTGCCATGCGTTTCTGGTCACCCGCTCCAATGTCTTCCTAGCTTTGCCGGATGCATTTTGTTAGGAaaacagccccagcccctggagagCTGGGCACTGGctgaggggagcagagcagccacTGCCCAGACTCTGGAGCAGCCACACAGAACAAAGACAATTGGGGGGTGAGAAacccacccatggaaaatctcCCGGTACCAAATCTGTCTCCCgcgggaatagggtgaccagatgtcccgattttagggacagtcccgattttttgggtctttttcttatttaggctcctacccctcaccccccgtcccgatttttcacacttgctgtctggttgcaGGAAGACacagagctgggctggccctACTGGGATTTCAGCTGGTTGTTACACGATGTTTTGGGACCGGGTTCCTGCACCTGGAGCGGGGATGTGGAGTTGTCTAGCGCCATTTGCACTCTCTCTAGTCTagggcccttccccaccccccaggagtaagttagagcagcctcagggctctAGCTAGTGCTCCGCTCAATGCCCTCGGAGAGCCGCAGTGTGATGTGCTCTGGCGGTGCCCCCAACATGCCGCTTACATCAGGGCTGTGAGCAGGGGAGTGCAGAGCCCATGTGCTGCAAGTGGGGGAGCCATTTCTCCCTGCTTTGACGCCCCAGGACTCTGCCAGAGCAGCATCGGAGGACCGGAGGGCAGGTGAGAATCGGGCTCCAGGTAGTTCAGACTGATGCTtggacccctctgccccccacccccagctacaCACGTTATATAGGGGTGCTTAATACTGCGGTGATGTGCGGCACCAGAACCTAACTGGGCTGGGCCAGGATTCTCTCCAGCTCCTGAGAACGGGCATCATGATAAGCCAGGGATTGTGCGAGAGGGGAGCTCGCTCTCCGTTAGCAGCCAGACGTCACAATCCTGCCTGCAAGCTGCAGCCCGCAACGCCTAGCAGCTATGCCCTGAGACTGCTGACCGGGCAGCTGCATGCGCCACCGAGCAGGGAGAGGGCCAGCTCAGATCAGGGTGCCCGAGAAGAAGGGGCAGGATTCCATCAGTGTCAGCAGCTGGGAGCGTCTCCCCTTCCCTGTGGGCGAAATTCCAGGCAGTGCAAACAAAAGCAACAGGTAAAGCCGGGACCATCAGCAGGGCCCTGATTCACTCCAGAGGGGAAGGAAAAGTCCAAACAAAACATACAAAGACGGGTGACAACAAACAGTACAGGGATAAGGGGGGGCACAGAGAGtgagaaaacaaacaaaggggGCCAGGCCCTTGGCTGGAGTGAATCGGCTCGGTGCCACCCACGTCACCAGAGGAACACGGCCACTCACAGCAGATAAGCATCTGCCCTTCGCCTGCAGCCCaggaggagggagtgcaggggacgTGCTGGCAGTCTGTGCGGGAGCACCGGGAAGGGCTGGTCTCGCTCACTGGCTCAGACCGTGGTGGCAGGGTGAGGAAGGAACATCAGGGAAAGCTTCTACCAGGGCAACTTGAGAGGGAAGTGacctccccccccctgcccccagggaaggCAGGCAGTGCTGGCGGGGGGGTGATGGCTGCTGTGTCGGGCATTTCATCGCTGGGAGCGGGTTAAGGGAGGAGTGCAGCATGGTCAAGTGTTTGAGGCGGAAGAGGGGGACCAGGGCtcaggttccattcccagctctgccagggaaTCATGGTGGCatcttggggaaactgaggcctctCACCGAGAACTCCACAGCGCTGAGGCGGGGTGGCTGAGTGTGAGGAGATCctggggggaaggtggggtaCAGGTGCAAAGCTGAACTCTATCCAAGTGAGGGACACCAAGGAATCCACTTCCCCAGGCTCCACAGAGCCCCTCTGCCGGTGCCTTGGCTTCCTCTCAGGTGTGGggtcatgctgggtcagaccaatggtccatctagcccagtgtcctgtcatcCGAgcgcggccagtgccaggtgccccagagggagtgagcagaacagggaatcaccaagtgatccatcccctgctgcccatcCTCTGctgcaaacagaggccagggacaccatcccggcccagcctggctaacagccatggatggacctgtcctccaggaactcctctAGCTCTCGTTTGCATCCTGAGCCAGGCTCTTACCCAAGCCAGTTTGCTGTGCccttcagcccagcccagcagcagggcaggactGTCTCCCAGAGATAAGAGGCTTTCCCAGGGACCGTGTTCCCGGCTcggagccacacacacacacagcacttccTGCGCTGGCGCCACTTGCTGGGCCGAAGAGAAACCATGTGGCCGTTCTTGCAAAGGTTGGTTAATCcaagccccagcccagcctcccgctcAGCTCATGACAAAAGCCATAGCCAGCCGGTGCAGCcagcctgtcccagccctggcagcGGTTCATTGCTTCCCGCTCTGTGCTCCCATTCATGGCAGAGATGCCGGAGCCGctctgagcctgcaccccacactggACAAGGATCCCATAGCCCCACTTTTGTCTTTGAGGTTCTAACCAGCCATGCACCAAGCCCCGGGAGGCCCTGCAGACACAATGCCGCTAATGATCTCTCCACTTCCCTCCAGCATCCCCCCTCGCCCTCTCTCTGATCACTTGCACTGAGAACCTGTCCACACTTGGGAATTTACTAAcagagctattctggaataagggTGTCCACACGAGGACTCAGTCCAGAATAGCTGTTGTGGTACATTTCCAAGCACAACCAACCCCTGCGATGAGGAGTGTGTGGGTCATTGGGACTCCCTGCCCTGCACAAGAGGTTTTGTCTCAGCCCAGGGTAGCACAAACTGCTCCTCTCATACCACGGAATTCCCCAAAAGGCTCCACATGCAGGTTGGTGCTTCCCCAGCCAGGGGATCCTGTCCAGAGGCCCCTGGCACCAACACCAAAGCCAGGGGCACCCTTGCAGGCGAATGATTTTGGAATACAAGGGTGGCCTCTGGCTGGGAGTCACAATCCCTTTGTTTCCCTTTCAGCAGCTGTGTTTAGCTTCTTGCTCAGGCTGTGCCTGCTGTTTAATCTTGAGTCAGTTCTCATTTAGATCCCTGCTGCTGGCAGAATAGGGAGCTAGGATCTGATTTGTATGCAGAGCTCTCTCACAGGAGGAACAGACGTGATAACAAGTCACTAGgcaccagctgggctgggggcctcAGGAACAGCTAGAGCCTGTAGGTTTGTTTGGTTTATGGGAgggctccaaccccctgcccctgcatgCTGCAGGTCTGTGAGCTAGCAGGGCTCTGAGATACACGAGAATCTTACTCCtgtccccagtgaagtcaaaggcggaagctcccattgacttcggtgCAGACTGGGGAGCTGCGAGGCCATTACAGCCTGGAGCAAGGGCAGCATGAATAGTGCTGTGCCCAGTTCTCGCAGCATGAACGTGCTGAGGGGCACAAAcgttccccctgctcagccataTCAAACTGGTCATAAGAAAAACAGGGCTTTGAAGCCAATAAAGATAAAGCAAAATATAAACAAGGGGAGATTTTTGTTGGAGATACCATAGCACAAATAATTCCTGTTTCCCTGGGAGAGCAACATGAGCTGATGCTAATCAGCATTTGTTCTGCCGGGCTGGAAACCCAACCCCAAAGCAAAGAGTGTAGCGTTTCTGCAATGAAAGGGAGCGGATTATTGCTCTGAGTGGGGGCCAGGCTCCTCCAGGATGAAACCGTCCTGTCCGCTTGCTCAGCGCTGGCTGCTCCGGTTTCCAGTAGGACTCTTTTCATGGCAGATTACAAAACTTGAGACGGTTCCTGACTTCCCCCTGCGGGATGCAGGTGAGAAGGGCAGTTCTCGCTACCCAGCAACTGAATGGCTGACACCCTTCCCCAGTGCCCAGTTCTCTCACCTCCTCATTCTGGGGGAAATTCACCCCTGGgcagggccagcacaaggccttggtaccccccagcccctcatccCAGGCAGGGCCCAGCATGAAGCCTAGGCATGACTCATGTCATGCTGCAGCCCTGTGGGTTAGGTTTGCGGAAAGCTTAGCATGTGTCAGGTGCATGTTGAGTGCTGAGCAGGGGCCACAGGGGTCTTGAAATACACAGGCCAGGAGTGATACTCGGTACAATATCCAGCTTCTGCCGGGCAGAGGCTGCGGTTAACAAGGAGCAGAATGAGGAGTATGGAGAGGAGGGGTCGGCCTTCAGctgcatttagggtgaccagacagcaaatgtgaaaaatcaggatgggggtgaggggtaataggagcctatctaagaaaaagacccaaaatcgggactgtcccgatctGGTCAGCCTATCTGCATTCCCAGGAGCTGAGCTGTGACTCTGGCCTGAcatgtgaagggtgggggtgggagtaaGCGGATGTGATGTGCGATTCCTTTTCCTGGCATAGTTATTACTGTGTGTGTCGGATGCTCCCAATACCCCATCTCCAGGCACCAGGGCAACATGCAGTATAGAAGCTTAGGAACAAAAACCTATCAGGAAAAGAATCCCTGACACAGCAGCCCGGCCAACCCTTCCGCCCCTCCCACACAAGCCAAAGGAAACAGATGGGCCCTTGACCATGCCCGAAAGATCAACAAACTCGGCTCTGTCAGACCCCTGGAGGAAGTGCACTCCAGAGCCAAGCCTGACAACCACCAGAACAACCTGCATCCAGCCCCCAGATGCTTGATTCTGTTCGCTCGAGTGTCCTGGCTGATCTGGCTCCTAATCAGAGGAGTCTCTCAGATAGCCAGCGCACAAGCCACATCGTGCTTTGTTGATGAAAGGCAGCACCTGGAAGCCAAgaggaagtagggtgaccagacagcaagtgtgaaaaatcgggggtaataggagcctatataagaaaaagacccaaaaattgggactgtccctataaaaattgggacatctggtcaccctcagaGGAAGCCAGGAAGAAGTTGGTGTAATGTGCCCTCTAATGCTACCAACAGAGGGGCAGCACACATGAGAAAACAAGATGAGCTCTATCCTCCACAGGGGCCAGAGTGAACTCTAACAAAAGTGCATGTTGTCACTGGAGTAAATCCAAGCATTTGGTGTTACCATAACATCAGGAGGCTGTCTATCTCTCACAGAGCCAGCAACCAGGAAAGGCTTTAAATCCCCTTTGTCTCAACAAAAACTTGCTCTACAGGAATTAAAAACAAGAGCAGAAAAACTCGGCAAGTCCTTCACCTGTGAATCTTCCAGGCAGGTCGTCGTCAGGCCCATAGAAACTGCCCCGCAGATTGGAAATCATTTACCGGTCACCCAAACCAGGGTTTACGGCTCCCACTAGTTCCACAAAACCTGTCCTGGAAATCTGTCCTCTGCATGGTTTGAGGCTGGACATACCCTATTACATCCCCAATAACTAGCTTCAAAGCCCACTAaagctgcaaagtcaagcactggaaaaaataatgtgtgatcatgtcattaaaggcTGTAACAGGAATTACAATGCACATGGGGGCTGAGGTAAGATTGCACAAGCAATCTTGAATTCTGGCATGTCCCAACGTGTGAGTGCTTGGCTTTGCCAGCGTAACATTCTGCTAACGTACTATTTGTATGTaatttgcaaatttaaaaaaaacaaacaaaaaatacagaAATGTAATCATGTGGAACCTAACTGACCCCATGTGGGTTGTCAGCAAGGTTGGGACTTTGagatgggttagagcagggagccaggactcctgggttctagccccagtgagagtggggatgggggggaagccgggactcctgggttctatcccccggtgggcggggggagccagg
This window harbors:
- the LOC123356481 gene encoding receptor activity-modifying protein 1-like, coding for MPVQPRHHLCYWLLIPLLQWGRGELTYGDLEDESHYLYLEEDGLFAEEGGSAHCRDTYLEWISLYCWTTFHATVMATPEWSRCQWEQIGRTYSDLSNCTVLMAEALSCPWPSPALDSFFLQIHMEYFTNCTMPASSQPSQPPLGPVLAMAAVPACLTPLLVALTLRKAREAELKPDRPLPAAPSVLSRQRASSHAVLGTNWKGRESV